Part of the Oreochromis aureus strain Israel breed Guangdong linkage group 20, ZZ_aureus, whole genome shotgun sequence genome, aggggtgtgtgaagaccccatacctccctccgcccgctcatatgtgGCGTTGCTGCTttctgttctaaagtgcatttaaaacacgggagggcatggtgctgctgccagagagcagcaggtgacagcacggcccctcccgagaaccctcaatgtctacatgcatttaaaattaagaggtgggcaccggcgccagaggtgaggttgaatacacagaccgtcctctggactCTGTATAGCATGCCCACCCCCAGGGCCCTATATGTATGTCTTGAGTAATGTAGATGTCTAGGTTGTTGTTAAGGGATTTcttaggattttaggatttttattatgttatgcttaaaagtacatttcattatctaaatgtgtttgctctttcagtattcagcttaaatggggaagttacactctgtgcagactcaacAGGATACCTGCAGCACAgctctattttatctcttcctgtacgtctctgagaatgctatgaataaaaggctgacaactattgcactgggtgcgagtctccctgagtctcgaccgtgtacacgtaaacctgtctgagcctttttattccgacctgggttgcaatacaggaaaactcctgacatttcttggtccttcgagccggatgggacacagcacttttgtgtgaccccacaggaaaGCCTCACCGAGTCCTGccgtcgtgagaagcccgcgctgaagtctgtcgacagctcctgtccaggtacaggataaagtccagagacgtgaattcgggttctggccagcgttcttataagtggtccacggcggtgggggtcgatgaggtagacctgagagaccggcagcaaccaggtgaatattaacactcagacacctcgcgtaaaacgtTTAGGCTTgcccagaggggctggtagcattcctaaaagtaaacgctcgcctgaaaaagggctggaagcatttttagataaacctcGTCCATAAAACGTAGTACGCGTTGAAAAGGTATTGtcgttgttttatttttgttggtggaataagttgattttacagcacaataaggaggctgaactattccactattttgtttgctgttggccacccgagtactggtgaaaagagagaaacaggtcgtgtttcatcacgtaaaggtgacaccgctttcaagaatagcttgaaagtagaaggccgtgtcaactacctctctcgattctcatgccagagaaggtgccgcagttgtgtagttgtaaagtgttaagcatgataataggagataataggaaggttaacaacctgtaaactggtattaacaatgaaacatagttggcatgacgaccgtgcctagaatgaatagaatgcatgaaaccagataattcacacgaaaatatatcaaataagaaagagagatgcataaggtatattaaggctgtgtcattgttcagccaaggaaaatgtctccagcttgggaaggtgtgaagctgcagattcgcacagacccgtgatggatacataataaaatataaactaatatactattgtatattagtagtaaagtagtgtattgtaatatactatagCTGTTataataaaggaaaaacaatacaatgataacattaataatgacatactattaataagaagaggcacctcagtcagttatgatgtgaggtggaagattgttaaaagtagtctgattcaagcttaaggtttgctcaaactcagtacaatgatatatgagatgaagaaaataaggaattaactacactaatcaggtgcatagagacacctgacctgcttgtaaacctgtcatcttagatgagactttgttaggatgaagagcaaacctatactaacaactaatgagaagctgaattaaatatgtggacactaccaagctaatgaagagcggtgacgcgcatggagatgctggttttgctcactacaattgtataaatagagtttgaattcattactgtggatgtacagtgagtgacctctatatatcttgaaaagcatgtctgaaatactcatatgaaagcatattttgagtgattctaactgtgtgaatgctgtgagaagtgatttgtacaaaaataataaaacataagtaataataacactacaaaggttcatagtggagtgagtgaacaagtggaatttttgagagaaaaggcagtgtgtgtgatgatacctgatgtctgaaagggctCTATTCAGGAGTGTGAGCGTGACATAAAGGTGttggttttagatcaagatttagcagaattaaagagggtttatagactatgaatacaaagagaaacaaagagttcgattagtctgcagaaacaggaaatatgtatataaatatatatgtgtgcctgtggtgtgtcaagacagctcacagagagaaacagaactctatgaatagactctatgaatagaatgaacagacaacacatactcaaattgttatatgtgaaattatttttggaaagggtCAGAAGAGATAATTTGAACTTGGAACTCAGTGATATGacgcatgaattaaaccttatggcaataaacacttgcaatgaagaaagcagcttacactcaattaatatgaacgcaaagccttaggccataggcaatttgttttattttttgtttgtttgcttagtgagtctggaaaacaaatttgtgatcatacttgtggatcacagtgacacataatgatttggGCATATGATTTgctgatgcctagttttagagctgtgagctatgaactgtaagcaatgcaaggTTTTTCCTACCTCAGAAGTTCGACACATGCCAGACAACTTTCCTATGTAGGCATTTtgctcacactgtcacacatcagaattgctgtatgctgtatcacgcgctgaccttcacagcaccccacaGGCTGGTGTCGTTGTATCTTTGTAGACGGTTCAGCGTCCGAGAATAGCCTAGGACGAAACTGTGTAGGCTATGCAGTAACCACAGCAGATAGAGTTGTAGAAGCGAAACCGTTGACATCCTCACACACGCAGgccaagatataaatatatacactgacagacagtatgttttttcaacactttgagatcttctaaagacactgttggaagtgtttatattgccaaaacagttcagAGGTCACTGAAGGCAATAACTTGCAGATCAAAGCCAaactatagacacattaatgtctgactcctccatgcaaataccacttgatgtgcttataaacgaacagaaagctgcaccaactacagaacaaaggaaatggttaaaaggtggagcacagccagaaagtggtttgatgacttgtaatagcaaaccaatactaccaaagtccctacgcatatcagcagcattattgtcaacaggagggggggTAGGAGTGGTAGATAAAATTTCAGAAATTTGTCAGAatatgcatgatttgccaaaaacataatgcacataatgcacaccacctcctccttttcatacaatccacatgggatttattgagctaaatgaatgccaaggctcagaatacgctctagagatcatagacgtgatctgaaaatggccagaaatctatccagtaaaaaaaaaaaggcagatgccagtagcaaaatgtttgtgcaaccattttatttcaatatatggcatccccactctgatagcatcagacaatgggacacattttgttagtgaagtaatcagtaaagtctctgaagcagacagagactgagaaaatgcatggaagaaacttgaaaataaagagattgttctaaacaactctccagtatcttgcaggttgaaaccaggtgattggatcctgatcaaagtactccaaaggaaaaactggagttcaccaaggtgggaaggttcttatcaagtgctactcaccacacctactgcctgcaaaatagcagaaagaccgtcctggatccatcaaagccactgcaaaaaagtgtgacaacctaaacgtttagacgccgacacccctaactcctgtacggtgatctattggtggagggagggctgatcgggtataccccgccttcttcttcttgccagtagtctactcatcagaggtcacaggtgtgtctggtcatcatgaagacactcgtcctcctagtggctaatgttgcactcctggtgagtttattaacactcacccgaaagaaagaagatgaacaactcatggtatcgatatatacatgatagcacacccagaaaagactgctatgtttgctcctatatgcagtagcggtttttgatacgggcgacacgggcggttgcccggggcggcatcgtgatgggggcggcatcacgggcaaaaaaaaaaaaaaaaaaaatgctcagtactcatgctgccccgacggcagccagcgcatattgggaatggcacaggcaccgatcggttttctatcgcccatttgctgggagtaaggcgcCCTCCGTTTATGAGgggcgcctgctgcttgcggcagagggaggagaggcgggcggcggggattctctggctggctggagcagcatctaataaccaactcgcaaaataaaacaaaataaaaacaaaacaacaaacacgaaaacaccagacatcatgatacagacttacaatttgcaccgatgttttttcgaaattctatacgctggtgagcgcgagagccctcgatgcgcctgcgcgctgctgaagtcaaagtaaactttattgtcatctccgctacatacagtccagtatatagagagacgaaacgacgaggctccagttacagcagtgcaaataaacgaacaataaatatttaagagtaagaaaataaatatactctttaggactcggggtaaagggctcaataacaatttaaaatttataatttacagtttgatgatttaaagtctcacacataacccgtcgaaaggggagggagatctgctgcttccaaagagagcacatttcattcataatgttgtaaatccaagcccattatgtattcatgatttgaatcctgggttgtgtgaaatcccacaaatacaccctagacaaagttaatctgtgaactaaggtgtaggtctgttagattatgttgtggtgatcctctggttgagggatgggtgttgatactggagtgcaaaattaaaaccagtggaagatggacaagaaaagttcaaagccatcaggtgctcagtttagaaaaaagagaaaagaagaggaggagaaacgaacaaatgatgcaggtaagcagatgtgtcattggataatggcaggtcatcgtgaaacaatcagaatcagaatactttattaatccctaaggaaataatgtgggttacagttgccccaagaagaaatggtaaaaatagtaacagtaacagactaaactccaaacaatacattatgttacagattttaatattaattagtcattgtcaattgttgatttgtcctgttctcattgtatgacgaattatgatggctgtttggtagccgtttgcatactatgcatactctctctctctcttcatatgtgtgtgtggacaacagttttatgttaatgtacaatccttaacatgttttgtgtgtgtatgtgtgtgtgtgtgggggggggcgccagagggagtgttcgcccagggcgccaaacaggctaggaccgccactgcctaTATGCCCCCAGCGACACAGTACGCCACCTTGTATGCGGAgggaatggacataattcagGCAAAGTGTGCCGCAAGCTACGCCAGCCGTGGGCATCAATTccatgaggaacctctccagataggaTGAAAcggcacatgtgacgaatggttctgggttgacctgaaagtgaagcacagaagtaaggctaaatcattcccagtctttcttgaaaacaatgggaatttgagccacagcctatgctactgccaagagaacggatccacgccaatgggaagcaccaccaactgcaaagcagtacagacacacgctcctggagggcccgtgaggagcagcaacatctcaaatggcaccttctgggtgcaagggatggcctgggatatccttcctgggaattggacaggtcagtgcgctcccatttttatatctgaccacactttcaagataaccatggacgccacgtcaacatcaacgtcaacaacaaggaaaagatgaagcaccccagacctccagcagcatgattccatatggggttccgatgtcccagaggaaactttggactgaaagacaaaaggttctgaatgcttcatgtaaattcaACGACGAACGGGGTCAGGAAATTGAcgctctgcgcattgcagtaatgcaacacattggacatgattctcgccgagaaaggagaaAGGTGTCCCCTGtaacaacacatgttgcacatacattccagataatgtgcactcaccgaacatgactgatgctctgaaaacactgaGACCACTTCGGGACAcacaacaacgagactatgccacaaacacagaagactggcttacgtggctcTTGGgagtccctgctgattaaaggacatgttttgttggtgttataatactgttattgtgtcttttcacttcatgtgtcataccttgtttgaagaacatggtatcaaaaatggtaactgcttcaattcatgcttacatcaccctatcacagaatgatgaagatgataatgagacagacacttggatataacatactcactattttatgatgtcttggctaaaCATGTCTgcaagtggccatagactgatacactgttagtggttgctatgtacatatatagaaggaaagatcaaacaacaggagggaatgttaagggatttcttaggattttaggatttttattatgttatgcttaaaagtacatttcattatctaaatgtgtttgctctttcagtattcagcttaaatggggaagttacactctgtgcagactcaacaggaagcctgcagcacagttctattttatctcttcctgtacgtctctgagaatgctatgaataaaaggctgacaactattgcactgggtgcgagtctccctgagtctcgaccgtgtacacgtaaacctgtctgagcctttttattccgacctgggttgcaatacaggaaaactcctgacagttgtggaataaaattgaggcccAGTTGGcaagaaggggacagagggggaatGCCTCCTGTACCTTAGTGACACACCtgtaccccaaggccctgcatgtgttgGTGGGTGTGGCGaatgggaagagggaggcagttGGGGATGGTGATGGAAGGGCGGGGGCAAGTAgcccccagagtgcgagagcccaaggaggaccaccagaGGGGCAACTGTGCCACCCTTATATAAGGTCCTGTACcttatataattatttaactTTATAAAATTAGATAATTAACTAATGAAAAAGGTAGGCAGTTCCCTGCCCTGAGAGGAGGAACAGGTTGAGAAACTGCGGTCTTTATTAGGGCAGGTAGTGGTTCGTGGATAGACTTAGGCTGAAAAACAGGACTCTCTGGACCGGGAACAGAGTGTATAAATTCTAGGGGAGTTGCCACAACTGAAGAAACCTTGGTCTTAGAGAGAGCTGGCTGTGATCCataaacagtatctgaaaggcTCAGCTCAGCCAAAAAGCCAGTCTCTTTATTTACATTGTGGGAAACACTGACCTGAGTCTCTAATTTCTCAGGCAGGTGAACATAAAACCCAGTCATATGATCTGCTGGctcagaaacataaaaaataccTTTATCAATGTCCAGTTTGGAGAACTGTTTGGGCCACACTTCCTCCGGTGACAGGGAATGGGATAGAGCCTTTCTTTCAGAGACACTTGCTGCCAGAAACTCGATGTTCGGTTGCGTTGTGTGTCTGGCGACAGCCTCAATGGAGGACACTGAACAACATCTACCATTcagaaccatgataacagagtTCGGCTGACTGGACCTGGCTCggacctggcttatcgaagaacaaagaaagttgttacagctgttcaaaaccccacaaggctGGCCAAAATGATTGATGATGGGCAACCCGTGAGTACTCAGATTGTGTTTATTGAACGCCATATGggaagatcttggagaagctcacggcctTGCAAAGGGAAATAGATGGACCTGTTGACCAGTGATGGAGATTAAGAACAACTGCGAAGTTGGTGCAGTTGTCTGCACTAATCCAAACAATCATCTCCCTCACTCATGGAGCTCCAGAACAACAAATTCTTGGCCCTGATAACAGGACCAAGGTTACTCTCTTTGACCCTATCCTTCAAGAACACCTGCGTGGGTTGAAGGACTGTTGACTTTTGGTTAACCGGGTGAAAGGACACTCTCTCTCAAGCTGAACACAGgctacacacgcacacatacgcatgtacactgacacagatgcACACTCACTCCCTCTCCCATTCCAAACGCCTCCGATGCTTACCCCCCATCCGAATCATACGGCGGGTCAGCTGGACTGTGCAGAGATACCACGACCCAATGCTGCTGTCTACATTGCCTTACTCTAACCCTACtcacccacccctgttgcttgtcacgTGTGTTCATGGTGTTACGGTGTGAAGATTCATGTGCTTGTGTGCTGAGGAgtttttctgttctcagactGATCCCCTGTCAGGAGCTCAGTCTGAGTAGAgttctcttctttctcctccACTCCCCTATTGTGttgtacatttcattgtttttcttcatgCTACCTattctgacctgtctccccaatgtgatgtttgtttaATATATGTATGGTTTCGCTGCAGGCAACTGCAGGTGACAAATAAAGActtcatcattattatcatcatcgtCAAATGCTGTTTGACCAAAATCCAAAGAAATAGCATTGCACCTGATGACCTGATAATCACCCAGTTTACACTGAAATCAAAATGTATGACTCTAAAGTATAAAAATACCTTTttagtttcaaggttttttaTGAAACAATTTAGATCACTAGTTTATGTCACAACACAGTTCAATTGTTCCTTGCAGCGAGCCTGGATTGGACTGTACGATGATGTGAACAGCTGGAGGTGGTCGATGTCGAACACAGATTTCTACAAAAACAGTGAGGCTGAGTTTAGAAATTGGGCACCTGGACAACCAGACAATTGGAACAGCAAAGAACACTGCACTTTTTTACGTGACACTGGATTTTGGGATGATGCAAGTTGTGACAGTGTCCTTCACAcactctgctctgatgtcagagGTGAGGATTTTAATTCATGCAGAACCCTAAAACAAAATTGTTCAAGTTCTAGACTCCCACCAGTTGTCCAGATAATGTTTTtggattttacatttaaatatgtCTTGTTCTCACTTCACTTTGGTCATTTCCCAGGACTGAATATGACATTTGTCTTCATCAACAATTCCATGACATGGATGGAGGCCCAGAGCTACTGCAGAGCTAATTATACAGACCTGGCCAGTGTGACAAACATGTCAGAGAACCAGAAGGCAAAGGAGTTGGTACCTGCAGGACAAAAGGTCTGGATCGGCCTTTTCAGAGACTCCTGGAAGTGGACGGATGGAAGTAACTCCTCATTTAGACACTGGAATACAAATGAACCCAATAATTATGTCAAAAATGAAACTTGTGTGGCAGCAAACTTTGGATCAGCTGGACGATGGGAGGACTGGAACTGTGACCGGATGACAGCATTTGTTTGC contains:
- the LOC116328401 gene encoding C-type lectin lectoxin-Phi1-like, giving the protein MTWMEAQSYCRANYTDLASVTNMSENQKAKELVPAGQKVWIGLFRDSWKWTDGSNSSFRHWNTNEPNNYVKNETCVAANFGSAGRWEDWNCDRMTAFVCYSDPAYKQVVRLRMEKNNNQDLNDPAVMAAMLEQFKQKLKNNGVKGGIELSWRKQSDGEVFHRDEKETKNTA